In a single window of the Esox lucius isolate fEsoLuc1 chromosome 22, fEsoLuc1.pri, whole genome shotgun sequence genome:
- the slc2a2 gene encoding solute carrier family 2, facilitated glucose transporter member 2: MESGKLTGTLALAVFSAALGSLQYGYSLGVINAPQKVIERHYERSLEVHSGESLEESLELTLNGTGTVHTSVVMYWSLSVSIFSIGGVVSSFLVGFVGDLRGRVKGMLMVNVLAIIAGLLMGLAKMWKAHLMVIAGRCVMGFYCGLSSGLVPMYIGEIAPMAYRGALGTLHQLAIVTGILLSQVLGLEFLLGNDYFWPVLLGLSGAPAVLQSLLLPLCPESPRYLYIKRGMVEEAKKSLHRLKGEYNSSRDLEEMRKEKEELEKEEKVSIAVLVRSSFYRQQLFVALMMHLSQQFSGVNAIFYYSTAIFETAGVTQPVYATIGVGVINTIFTMVSVALVDRVGRRTLTLIGLGGMCICAVVMTVGLVYLSVYSWMSYVSMSAIFLFVSFFEIGPGPIPWFIVAELFSQGPRPAAIALAGCTNWTSNFIIGMTFPYIQDLCGHYVFVLFAVLLFGFTVFTYARVPETKGKTFEEIAASFHKGRKPTLGTRKIDTGTGTSTELEQLKSDSQA, from the exons ATGGAGTCGGGGAAG CTGACAGGTACTCTGGCATTAGCTGTGTTTTCGGCAGCCCTGGGATCTCTGCAGTATGGGTACAGTCTGGGAGTTATCAACGCACCACAGAAG GTGATTGAGCGTCATTATGAGCGCTCCCTGGAGGTGCACTCTGGGGAGTCCCTGGAGGAGTCCCTGGAGCTGACCCTGAACGGCACCGGCACGGTGCACACCTCTGTGGTCATGTACTGGTCGCTGTCCGTGTCTATCTTCTCCATCGGGGGCGTGGTGTCGTCCTTCCTGGTCGGCTTCGTTGGAGACCTGAGaggaag ggtgaAGGGTATGCTGATGGTGAACGTGTTAGCCATAATAGCTGGTCTTCTAATGGGCCTGGCGAAGATGTGGAAAGCCCATCTCATGGTCATTGCCGGACGCTGTGTCATGGGTTTCTACTGCG gTCTATCCTCTGGTTTAGTTCCTATGTATATAGGTGAGATTGCTCCCATGGCGTATAGAGGAGCCCTGGGGACATTACATCAACTGGCCATTGTTACTGGGATACTTCTGAGTCAG GTGTTGGGTCTGGAGTTCCTCCTGGGTAACGACTACTTCTGGCCGGTGCTCCTGGGTCTGTCTGGAGCTCCTGCTGTGCTCCAGTCTCTCCTGCTGCCACTCTGTCCCGAGAGCCCCAGATACCTCTACATCAAGAGAGGAATGGTGGAGGAGGCCAAGAAGA gtcTGCATCGTTTGAAGGGAGAGTACAACTCGTCACGTGATCTGGAGGAgatgaggaaggagaaggaggagttggagaaggaggagaaagtCTCCATAGCAGTATTG GTGCGGTCGTCTTTCTACAGACAGCAGCTGTTTGTTGCCCTGATGATGCACCTCTCACAACAGTTCTCTGGCGTCAACGCT atCTTTTATTACTCCACGGCCATCTTTGAAACAGCAGGTGTCACACAGCCTGTCTATGCAACTATTGGTGTGGGAGTTATCAATACTATATTCACCATGGTGTCG GTGGCCCTAGTGGACAGGGTCGGCAGACGGACCTTGACTCTGATTGGTTTAGGAGGAATGTGCATCTGTGCTGTCGTCATGACAGTTGGTCTTGTGTACCTG AGTGTCTACTCCTGGATGTCCTATGTCAGCATGTCGGCCATCTTCCTGTTTGTGAGTTTCTTCGAGATCGGTCCCGGTCCCATCCCCTGGTTCATCGTGGCCGAGTTATTCAGCCAGGGCCCCAGACCTGCTGCCATTGCCCTGGCTGGATGTACCAACTGGACCAGCAACTTCATCATCGGAATGACATTCCCTTACATACAG GATTTATGTGGTCACTATGTGTTCGTCCTGTTCGCTGTGCTGCTGTTTGGCTTCACCGTGTTCACCTACGCGCGTGTCCCGGAGACCAAAGGGAAGACATTCGAGGAGATCGCTGCGTCGTTCCACAAGGGAAGGAAACCCACGCTGGGAACCAGGAAGATCGACACTGGTACTGGGACCTCCACTGAGCTGGAGCAGCTCAAGTCGGACTCGCAGGCCTGA